One Parasphingorhabdus cellanae genomic region harbors:
- a CDS encoding CpaD family pilus assembly protein translates to MRFVSTALVTALGLSVAACGANTANRTVYSERQPVVTRTNFVLDVNTAGSGSLSSGELERLAGWLDALDLGYGDRISIDDPGYRAGASARGAVEALAAQKGLLISDLAPVTEGSVPSGAMRVVVSRSTAAVPGCPDWSNRSHTDFQARTSENYGCGVNSTMAAMIADPEDLVRGRSRDGEDQTEASKAIRAYRDKAKQAGGL, encoded by the coding sequence ATGCGTTTTGTTTCTACAGCCCTTGTAACAGCCCTCGGACTTTCCGTTGCTGCATGTGGCGCCAATACTGCCAATCGGACCGTTTATAGCGAACGTCAGCCCGTTGTAACGCGCACCAATTTCGTGCTCGATGTCAATACTGCTGGATCGGGATCACTATCTTCCGGCGAACTAGAGCGCCTTGCCGGATGGCTTGATGCACTGGACCTGGGTTATGGCGATCGCATTTCCATCGATGATCCAGGCTATAGAGCCGGCGCATCTGCGCGCGGTGCTGTTGAAGCACTGGCCGCACAAAAAGGACTATTGATCAGTGATCTTGCCCCCGTAACCGAGGGCAGCGTTCCAAGCGGCGCCATGCGAGTTGTTGTTTCACGCTCGACGGCAGCAGTGCCCGGATGCCCCGATTGGAGCAATCGCAGTCACACCGATTTTCAAGCCCGTACCAGTGAAAATTATGGCTGCGGCGTGAACAGCACGATGGCTGCTATGATCGCTGACCCAGAAGATCTCGTCCGCGGCCGGTCCCGGGACGGGGAAGATCAAACGGAGGCTTCGAAAGCTATCCGCGCCTATCGTGATAAAGCCAAACAAGCTGGAGGCCTATAA
- a CDS encoding type II and III secretion system protein family protein: MTVYPISRSRATKTPSIKKGFVSALALALTMTLTANGTSPLQAQSAKVSSPNSRVSLAVGRGKLITLPAPIEDIFIAEKSIADVQVRSARQIYIFGVSGGLTSFYATSASGKVIYSAEVSVGAEISSIEQMLALAMPDAKITVSSNNNFVLLTGTIANPDDAEEAENLVRAYVNDGPDGGGTVKTTVVSRLKTATPMQVNLKVRFAEVSRSLAKNINGNVLTRDTTNGFQFGVSRGRNFGSITDFDTSSFPSLDASSLFGLPAGSLSLPFNTATGQFVTQGGTAFNFNQATGLDSIQAAGRLFGLDIATALDVSERIGLVTTLASPNLTTISGETASFLAGGRFPIPQSSGFGDVSVTYQSFGVELSYTPTVLSNGRISIRVRPSVSDISANGAVRLNGFEIPAISTREAETTVELGSGESFMIAGLMQNNYSSTIDKTPGLGDVPILGNLFKSDGYRKNETELMIVVTPYLVKPVSDSEIVLPTDGFKQANDLERVIMNRHSSTGTGDRPKPSVAPPVAPGPALGSLSAPATSKTAKKSKKSGGAAPGFSFDK, translated from the coding sequence ATGACCGTATATCCTATTTCGCGCAGTCGCGCGACCAAAACACCGTCCATAAAAAAGGGCTTCGTATCGGCACTTGCTTTGGCGTTGACCATGACTTTGACGGCCAATGGCACCAGCCCGCTTCAGGCACAATCAGCTAAAGTCTCTTCTCCTAATTCGAGGGTTTCGCTAGCCGTTGGTCGGGGAAAACTGATCACGCTGCCCGCGCCGATTGAAGACATCTTCATCGCCGAGAAAAGCATTGCAGACGTGCAGGTTCGTTCAGCGCGCCAAATCTATATTTTTGGCGTATCTGGCGGGCTGACAAGCTTTTACGCGACCAGCGCGTCCGGTAAGGTTATCTACTCCGCCGAAGTATCTGTTGGCGCTGAAATATCATCAATTGAGCAGATGCTTGCGCTGGCTATGCCTGACGCAAAGATCACGGTGAGCTCTAATAATAATTTTGTTTTGCTAACGGGTACAATTGCTAATCCCGATGATGCAGAAGAAGCCGAAAACCTTGTCAGGGCCTATGTTAATGATGGTCCAGATGGCGGTGGGACAGTTAAAACAACGGTTGTCAGTCGTCTTAAAACGGCCACCCCGATGCAGGTGAACTTGAAAGTTCGATTTGCTGAAGTCAGCCGTTCCTTAGCCAAAAACATCAACGGCAACGTCCTGACACGCGATACCACTAATGGTTTTCAATTTGGTGTCAGCCGAGGTCGTAACTTTGGTTCCATCACCGATTTTGACACGAGCAGCTTCCCAAGCTTGGATGCATCTAGCCTGTTTGGTTTGCCAGCAGGATCACTTTCCTTGCCTTTCAATACTGCAACAGGACAGTTTGTCACCCAAGGCGGCACCGCATTTAACTTTAATCAGGCTACTGGTCTGGATTCTATTCAAGCCGCAGGCCGTCTTTTTGGTCTGGATATTGCAACTGCGCTGGACGTATCCGAACGCATTGGTCTGGTTACAACTTTGGCTTCGCCAAATCTGACTACGATTTCCGGTGAAACAGCCAGTTTCCTGGCTGGTGGGCGTTTTCCAATACCCCAATCATCCGGTTTTGGCGACGTCAGTGTCACCTATCAAAGCTTTGGTGTTGAGCTCTCTTATACACCAACGGTATTATCCAACGGACGGATTTCCATTCGGGTCAGGCCAAGTGTCTCTGATATTTCGGCAAATGGTGCGGTTCGTCTGAACGGTTTTGAAATTCCCGCTATCTCTACGCGAGAAGCCGAAACAACCGTGGAGCTCGGCTCCGGCGAAAGTTTCATGATCGCTGGATTGATGCAGAATAACTACAGCTCGACAATCGACAAGACCCCTGGTCTGGGCGATGTTCCCATTCTGGGCAATTTGTTCAAATCAGATGGTTATCGTAAAAACGAAACCGAACTGATGATCGTTGTAACGCCATATCTGGTTAAACCGGTCAGCGACAGCGAGATTGTCTTGCCAACCGACGGCTTTAAACAAGCCAATGACCTGGAGCGCGTCATTATGAACCGCCACAGTTCAACTGGTACCGGCGATCGCCCGAAACCATCGGTTGCACCGCCAGTAGCACCTGGCCCTGCGCTTGGCAGTCTCTCAGCTCCAGCAACAAGTAAAACCGCCAAGAAATCGAAAAAATCAGGTGGCGCAGCCCCCGGTTTCAGCTTCGATAAATAG
- the cpaB gene encoding Flp pilus assembly protein CpaB, translating to MDKKKIILLVGALVVAAVTALLARSMFTGASAPQVEAKTEVLGEEVLVASRALPVGTIITPEAFSFQPWPKDLVEEAYYGREGTDVEALNGTVVRNAITAGQPLTKGAIVSPGDRGFLAAALGPGMRAVTIPVSGLTGVAGFVFPGDRVDLMLTQKVEGVGPEVQVSETVIRNVRVLATDNRVTQTVNEAGQAVATKTKLVTLEATPKIAEKVAIAQTLGTLSLSLRSLADSTAELEEAIASGQITLPKTDDPAEEAAMIRSLAARPDSKKSTFSTSGEVSRFEPRTPPRAEAPMVRVSRGNAVEEVKFGDKK from the coding sequence ATGGACAAAAAGAAGATTATATTGCTAGTTGGTGCATTGGTTGTGGCTGCGGTCACGGCATTGCTCGCCAGAAGCATGTTCACCGGTGCGTCCGCACCTCAGGTAGAAGCGAAAACCGAAGTGCTCGGCGAAGAAGTCCTGGTGGCTTCACGTGCTTTACCGGTCGGTACAATCATTACACCCGAAGCTTTCAGCTTTCAGCCTTGGCCGAAAGATCTGGTCGAGGAAGCCTATTATGGCAGAGAGGGCACCGATGTTGAGGCTCTAAACGGTACAGTGGTGCGCAACGCCATTACGGCCGGTCAACCGCTAACCAAAGGGGCTATTGTGAGCCCAGGTGATCGTGGGTTCCTTGCTGCTGCGCTTGGCCCCGGCATGCGTGCTGTTACCATTCCTGTCTCTGGTTTGACCGGTGTTGCCGGGTTTGTATTTCCAGGCGACCGCGTTGACTTGATGCTGACGCAAAAAGTTGAGGGCGTCGGACCGGAAGTCCAGGTTTCCGAGACAGTTATTCGCAACGTTCGTGTTCTGGCCACAGATAATCGTGTGACCCAGACCGTCAACGAAGCTGGTCAAGCGGTTGCGACCAAGACCAAATTGGTCACACTCGAAGCAACTCCGAAAATTGCCGAGAAAGTGGCAATCGCACAAACCCTCGGTACATTGAGTCTCTCCCTACGTTCGCTGGCAGACAGCACAGCTGAATTGGAAGAAGCCATCGCATCAGGTCAGATCACGCTGCCTAAAACCGATGATCCGGCCGAAGAAGCGGCGATGATCCGGTCTCTGGCCGCACGACCTGACAGCAAGAAATCAACTTTTTCAACGAGCGGTGAAGTTTCACGTTTCGAACCCCGCACACCTCCTCGCGCAGAAGCGCCGATGGTTCGGGTATCGCGCGGTAACGCCGTCGAAGAAGTCAAGTTCGGAGACAAGAAATGA
- a CDS encoding A24 family peptidase has translation MNGEQLIYLLWGGLAIALIVAAITDIKSRHISNKLNLAIAFGAPVFWIASGMAFWPDMVWQIGIATIVFTIFAGMFAIGAMGGGDVKLLTAIALWLHWLTLIEMLVIMSIAGGVLTLLMITAKKIQKTEGPVKVPYGVAISFAGLWIISERYFNHFT, from the coding sequence ATGAACGGGGAACAACTCATCTACTTGCTCTGGGGCGGCTTGGCAATTGCGCTGATTGTCGCTGCGATCACTGATATCAAGAGCCGTCATATTTCAAACAAGCTGAATTTGGCCATTGCTTTTGGTGCACCGGTCTTTTGGATTGCCAGTGGCATGGCATTCTGGCCTGACATGGTGTGGCAAATTGGCATCGCTACAATTGTGTTTACCATATTTGCCGGAATGTTTGCGATCGGCGCGATGGGCGGCGGAGACGTCAAACTCCTGACAGCCATTGCGTTGTGGCTCCATTGGCTGACTTTAATTGAGATGCTGGTGATCATGTCGATCGCTGGCGGCGTGCTCACGCTGTTAATGATAACAGCTAAGAAAATCCAAAAAACTGAGGGTCCAGTAAAGGTTCCATACGGAGTCGCCATCTCATTTGCGGGGCTTTGGATAATTAGCGAACGATATTTTAACCATTTTACTTGA